One Alligator mississippiensis isolate rAllMis1 chromosome 1, rAllMis1, whole genome shotgun sequence genomic window carries:
- the LOC106738176 gene encoding vitelline membrane outer layer protein 1, which translates to MAQARQYSSSLTVPNGGNWGDWGKAEFCPTGHANGFSLKVEPAQGSGVERDDTALNSILLYCTDGLQVIHQQTREDQDQYCRWGQWRVMLWHPSLYLTTFSLNVESPQDLADDTAANNIRFRLSDGRVQEGKVDSVWGTFGPWSDQCHSGAICGLQTKVEPPQDRGDNTALNDVRFFCCSL; encoded by the exons ATGGCACAGGCAAGACAGTACTCCTCCAGCCTCACTGTGCCCAATGGAGGCAACTGGGGTGATTGGGGAAAAGCAGAATTTTGCCCTACTGGCCATGCCAATGGATTTTCCTTGAag GTTGAGCCCGCTCAAGGCTCTGGGGTAGAACGGGATGATACAGCTCTGAACAGCATCCTTCTGTACTGTACTGATG GCCTTCAAGTTATTCACCAGCaaaccagggaagaccaggatcaATATTGCAG GTGGGGTCAATGGAGAGTGATGCTGTGGCATCCCAGCTTGTATCTGACCACCTTCTCACTGAATGTAGAGTCACCGCAAGACCTTGCTGATGACACAGCAGCCAACAACATCAGGTTCAGATTGTCAGATGGGAGAGTGCAAGAGGGCAAAGTAGATTCTGTCTGGGGCACTTTTGGCCCCTGGAGTGATCAGTGCCACTCTGGGGCCATCTGTGGGCTCCAGACCAAGGTGGAACCACCCCAGGATCGGGGGGATAACACGGCACTCAATGATGTGAggttcttctgctgcagcttgtaA